The proteins below come from a single Triplophysa rosa linkage group LG12, Trosa_1v2, whole genome shotgun sequence genomic window:
- the idh2 gene encoding isocitrate dehydrogenase [NADP], mitochondrial: MAGYLKVLGSLTRSAATLSKTPAVLAPASCQSLQQRNYADKRIKVAQPVVEMDGDEMTRIIWEFIKEKLILSNVDVELKYYDLGLPYRDQTDDQVTIDSALATLKYHVAVKCATITPDEARVEEFNLKKMWKSPNGTIRNILGGTVFREPIICKNIPRLVPGWTQPITIGRHAHGDQYKATDFVVDQPGKFKIIFAPADGSKNKEWECFDFPAGGCGMGMYNTDESITGFAHSCFQYAIQKKWPLYLSTKNTILKAYDGRFKDIFQDIFEKNYKPEFDKLKIWYEHRLIDDMVAQVLKSSGAFVWACKNYDGDVQSDILAQGFGSLGLMTSVLVCPDGKTIEAEAAHGTVTRHYREHQKGRPTSTNPIASIFAWTRGLEHRGKLDGNPDLIKFSQILERVCVETVESGVMTKDLAGCIHGLANCKLNEHYVNTTDFLDAIKTNLDKALGK; the protein is encoded by the exons ATGGCAGGTTACTTGAAAGTACTCGGCTCTCTCACTAGGTCCGCCGCCACTCTATCCAAAACCCCCGCCGTTCTTGCTCCAGCTTCTTGCCAGAGTTTGCAACAGAGGAACT ATGCCGATAAGCGCATCAAGGTGGCACAGCCGGTGGTGGAGATGGATGGAGATGAGATGACCAGGATCATCTGGGAGTTCATTAAAGAAAAG CTCATTCTGTCCAATGTGGATGTAGAACTGAAGTACTATGACCTGGGTCTTCCTTACCGTGACCAGACGGATGACCAAGTCACAATTGACTCTGCTTTAGCCACCCTGAAATACCACGTTGCTGTGAAATGCGCCACCATCACACCCGACGAAGCTAGGGTCGAAG AATTCAACCTGAAGAAAATGTGGAAGAGTCCCAACGGCACAATCAGGAACATCCTGGGCGGCACTGTCTTCCGTGAGCCAATCATATGCAAGAACATTCCCAGACTTGTTCCTGGCTGGACACAGCCCATCACCATCGGCAGACACGCCCACGGTGACCAG TACAAAGCAACAGACTTTGTTGTGGACCAACCGGGCAAATTCAAGATCATCTTCGCTCCAGCCGATGGAAGCAAAAACAAGGAGTGGGAGTGTTTTGATTTCCCTGCTGGCGGCTGTGGAATGGGCATGTACAACACGGATGAG TCCATCACTGGCTTCGCTCACAGCTGCTTCCAGTACGCCATCCAGAAGAAATGGCCTCTCTACTTGAGCACCAAGAACACCATCCTGAAAGCTTATGATGGCCGATTCAAGGATATTTTCCAGGATATCTTTGAGAA GAACTACAAGCCAGAGTTTGACAAGCTGAAGATTTGGTACGAGCACAGGCTTATCGATGACATGGTAGCTCAGGTACTGAAGTCATCGGGTGCCTTTGTCTGGGCCTGCAAGAACTACGATGGAGATGTGCAGTCTGACATCCTCGCTCAGG GTTTCGGTTCTCTGGGGCTGATGACATCAGTGCTGGTGTGTCCTGATGGAAAGACCATTGAAGCTGAGGCAGCTCATGGCACAGTGACTCGGCATTACCGCGAGCACCAGAAG GGAAGGCCAACTAGCACTAACCCTATTGCCAGCATCTTCGCATGGACCAGGGGTCTGGAGCACCGTGGCAAACTCGATGGAAATCCAGATCTGATTAA GTTCTCTCAGATTCTAGAACGGGTGTGTGTGGAGACTGTGGAGAGTGGGGTGATGACCAAGGATCTCGCCGGCTGCATTCACGGTCTCGCCAA CTGCAAGCTGAACGAGCATTACGTCAACACCACAGACTTCCTGGATGCCATTAAAACCAATCTAGACAAAGCTCTGGGCAAATGA